CGGGATCGCAATCTGTGGAAGTGGCGTAGGAGCTTCAGTCGCCGCGAACAAAGTGAAGTGGGTCAGAGCGGCACTGGTCCACGACTGCTTCTCGGCGCATCAGGGAGTCGAGGATGATAACATGAATGTCATTTGTCTGGGTGGCAGGGTTATCGGAAACAAGCTGGCCTGGGAAATCGTCACGACTTTCCTCGGCGCGTCTTTCAGCGGAGCAGAGCGCCACAAGAGACGACTTTCCAAAGTTGCCGCGTTCTCGGAGTGAAATGCAGAGCTGACCTCATAATCTAAATCAAACGGGAGAATCAAGAATGGAGAGCAATCCGTTGTTGGAGTTGGAAAAACTTGGTTAGAGTGTTTGGATGGATTTCATAAGGAGGGGAACGATCTCCTCGGGAGAGTTGGCGAAGTGGGTGAGCCATGACGGGATATCGTGAGTAACGTCTACCCCGTCGATCTTCGAAAAGGCGATCGCGGGAAGTCATGATTATGACAGTTCCATTTACATTGATGACCGTGCTATGTTCGTGAGCGTGGCAAAAGGTCCCGGTATAGAGAGTATCGTTCACACCGATTACCGGTCTACTGTGGCTTCTCTCGCTTTAGTGGGATTATCGTTGTCGTGAGTCTGCACGTGTGCGCAATAATGTCAGGGATGAAAATAATGAGACATATTCTGATTAAGTTGAATTAAATAGAGTCAGATCGAAATGCACGCATTATATGCTTACCTCGCCGGCGATCACGAGCGGCTGGATGCCCTTCTCGATGAATCGTATCCCAATTCGGGGGTCATCGATCAGGAAAAATATTCGAAATTTCGAAGTGGACTATTGAGGCACATAGGAATAGAAGAGAAGATCGTATTTCCTGTTATTGCGCGGTTGCAGGGAGGAAATAAGTTTGAGGCTGCCGACAAGCTACGTCTTGATCACGGCGCACTCGTCGCGCTTCTAGTTCCCCCGCCTTCGGCAACGGTCATTAACACAATCCGTGCACTTCTTGAAATCCACAACGAGCTCGA
The Candidatus Kryptoniota bacterium DNA segment above includes these coding regions:
- a CDS encoding RpiB/LacA/LacB family sugar-phosphate isomerase, with the protein product MRIGIACDHGGFGLKEEIAESLRRSGHVVIDYGANSLMPDDDYPDYVLPLAIAVSSREVERGIAICGSGVGASVAANKVKWVRAALVHDCFSAHQGVEDDNMNVICLGGRVIGNKLAWEIVTTFLGASFSGAERHKRRLSKVAAFSE
- a CDS encoding hemerythrin domain-containing protein, with the translated sequence MHALYAYLAGDHERLDALLDESYPNSGVIDQEKYSKFRSGLLRHIGIEEKIVFPVIARLQGGNKFEAADKLRLDHGALVALLVPPPSATVINTIRALLEIHNELEEKENGVYSVLDGLAGVEAAGLLEKMKLAPEVPVLPHNDRPGVIDAACRALQRAGYLYLARSLKVS